A stretch of the Candidatus Paceibacterota bacterium genome encodes the following:
- a CDS encoding DoxX family membrane protein translates to MQILAIVGQVIFGIFWIRSGINHLAHVNMLTGYAASKKVPLPRTSIIVTGLLLLVGGVGYILGLYIWWATLALIVFLIPTTFMMHNFWTASDPQARASEQVHFMKNMALIGALLMLWSAPMLAYSLF, encoded by the coding sequence ATGCAAATACTCGCTATTGTTGGTCAAGTTATTTTTGGAATTTTCTGGATCAGAAGCGGTATCAATCACTTGGCTCACGTCAATATGCTGACAGGCTACGCAGCTTCAAAGAAAGTGCCTCTGCCAAGGACGAGCATCATAGTGACCGGCCTGCTTTTGTTGGTCGGTGGGGTTGGCTATATATTGGGTCTGTATATCTGGTGGGCTACTCTGGCGTTGATTGTTTTTCTTATCCCAACCACTTTTATGATGCACAATTTTTGGACAGCCTCTGATCCACAGGCCAGAGCTTCCGAACAGGTTCATTTCATGAAAAATATGGCTTTGATAGGAGCTCTCCTGATGCTTTGGTCAGCCCCAATGCTAGCCTACTCACTTTTTTAG